One segment of Carya illinoinensis cultivar Pawnee chromosome 1, C.illinoinensisPawnee_v1, whole genome shotgun sequence DNA contains the following:
- the LOC122275868 gene encoding transcription factor bHLH153 isoform X2, translating to MQTLKYPGEEGIELGKMTEHKRSPCSVETSLTSLTSKRHKADLSAKERKDKLGERIVTLQQLVSPYGKTDTASVLLEAMEYIQFLHEQVLSAPYLQSTPSVMQELGPYSLRSKGLCLVPVSCTAGVARSNGADIWAPIKTTSPKFEKAISQFH from the exons ATGCAGACTCTTAAGTACCCT GGAGAAGAAGGGATAGAGTTAGGAAAGATGACGGAACACAAAAGGAGCCCCTGTTCTGTTGAGACAAGTCTCACTTCTCTTACATCCAAACGGCATAAGGCTGATTTGTCTGCCAAG GAGAGGAAGGATAAACTTGGCGAGCGAATTGTGACTCTGCAACAGCTTGTTTCACCATATGGGAAG ACAGATACAGCTTCTGTCCTTTTGGAGGCAATGGAATACATACAGTTCCTTCATGAACAA GTGTTGAGTGCTCCATACCTCCAAAGTACCCCAAGTGTAATGCAG GAATTAGGACCATACAGTTTGAGAAGCAAAGGTTTATGTCTTGTTCCAGTCTCTTGCACAGCTGGAGTTGCTCGAAGCAATGGTGCAGATATCTGGGCCCCTATCAAGACTACTTCTCCCAAGTTTGAGAAGGCTATTTCTCAATTCCATTGA
- the LOC122275868 gene encoding transcription factor bHLH153 isoform X3, whose amino-acid sequence MTEHKRSPCSVETSLTSLTSKRHKADLSAKERKDKLGERIVTLQQLVSPYGKTDTASVLLEAMEYIQFLHEQVKVLSAPYLQSTPSVMQELGPYSLRSKGLCLVPVSCTAGVARSNGADIWAPIKTTSPKFEKAISQFH is encoded by the exons ATGACGGAACACAAAAGGAGCCCCTGTTCTGTTGAGACAAGTCTCACTTCTCTTACATCCAAACGGCATAAGGCTGATTTGTCTGCCAAG GAGAGGAAGGATAAACTTGGCGAGCGAATTGTGACTCTGCAACAGCTTGTTTCACCATATGGGAAG ACAGATACAGCTTCTGTCCTTTTGGAGGCAATGGAATACATACAGTTCCTTCATGAACAAGTTAAG GTGTTGAGTGCTCCATACCTCCAAAGTACCCCAAGTGTAATGCAG GAATTAGGACCATACAGTTTGAGAAGCAAAGGTTTATGTCTTGTTCCAGTCTCTTGCACAGCTGGAGTTGCTCGAAGCAATGGTGCAGATATCTGGGCCCCTATCAAGACTACTTCTCCCAAGTTTGAGAAGGCTATTTCTCAATTCCATTGA
- the LOC122275868 gene encoding transcription factor bHLH153 isoform X1, with product MQTLKYPGEEGIELGKMTEHKRSPCSVETSLTSLTSKRHKADLSAKERKDKLGERIVTLQQLVSPYGKTDTASVLLEAMEYIQFLHEQVKVLSAPYLQSTPSVMQELGPYSLRSKGLCLVPVSCTAGVARSNGADIWAPIKTTSPKFEKAISQFH from the exons ATGCAGACTCTTAAGTACCCT GGAGAAGAAGGGATAGAGTTAGGAAAGATGACGGAACACAAAAGGAGCCCCTGTTCTGTTGAGACAAGTCTCACTTCTCTTACATCCAAACGGCATAAGGCTGATTTGTCTGCCAAG GAGAGGAAGGATAAACTTGGCGAGCGAATTGTGACTCTGCAACAGCTTGTTTCACCATATGGGAAG ACAGATACAGCTTCTGTCCTTTTGGAGGCAATGGAATACATACAGTTCCTTCATGAACAAGTTAAG GTGTTGAGTGCTCCATACCTCCAAAGTACCCCAAGTGTAATGCAG GAATTAGGACCATACAGTTTGAGAAGCAAAGGTTTATGTCTTGTTCCAGTCTCTTGCACAGCTGGAGTTGCTCGAAGCAATGGTGCAGATATCTGGGCCCCTATCAAGACTACTTCTCCCAAGTTTGAGAAGGCTATTTCTCAATTCCATTGA